From the Pseudomonadota bacterium genome, the window TTATGCTCGGGACGGGTATACAAGCTTCCGAAAAATCAACAGTTTGGTTTTGATCTCACTTCGGCATATCTTTAACATAAGGATTCCTACCGCCCTTATAAGTAAGGCGCAATGGGACTCCCCATAAATCAAAATCAGCACGTAGGTTATTTTGTAAATAGCGCGTGTAGGCATCCGGGACGTCATCGGGCTTATTGGTAAAAAGCATGAAGGTTGGTGGGCGTGTTTTGGCCTGGGTGATGTACTTGAACTTAAGCCTGGATCTGCCAACCAGGGGCGGGGGGTGCTGAGCTGTAACATCTTGCAGCCATTGGTTGAGCCGGCCGGTGGTAAGTCGTCGATTCCAGGTTTGATACGCAATCAAGGATTGATCCAAAAGTCGGGTTACATTTTGACCCGTTTGAGCGGAAATAGCCACACAGGGAACTCCCTTGACTTGAGGAAGGATTTTTTCTAGCCGGTATTTGAGTTCATCCAAGATTGCAGATTTATTTTGCACCTGATCCCACTTGTTGAGAGCAATGATCAGCACTCGCCCCTCATCGATAACGGTACTAGCGATGGTTGCGTCTTGTTTGCTCAAGATATCTTGTGGGTCAAGCAACAAGATCACAACTTGAGCATAGTCAATGGTTCTAAGAGCATCCGAGACTGCAAGTTTTTCAACAGCATCTTGTACCTTAGGGCGTTTGCGCATACCTGCGGTGTCAATCAGGCGAATCGGTTGGTCTTTATAATTCCAGTCGATAGCAATGGCATCGCGGGTGACTCCTGGCATGTCAGAGGTTAGAACCCGTTCTTGTTGTAGCCACTGATTGATTAGAGTTGATTTGCCCACATTCGGACGGCCAATGACAGCAAGTTGCAATGGTTGGGTCGTTGTACCTTCAGTTTCTTCTGACGGTGCTGGCAATCGTGAGGCCATCGCCTCGTAGAGATATTGAAGACCTTGGCCATGTTCAGCTGAAAGTGCAACGGGTTCGTCAAACCCCAGTTGGTAACCTTCGGCAATTGTTGCAGTAAGG encodes:
- the der gene encoding ribosome biogenesis GTPase Der, producing the protein MPTVAIVGRPNVGKSTLFNRLAGKKLALVHDRPGVTRDLKETQGKLGDLRFQLMDTAGLDLDKDDTDHLTTLMREQTLKALLHADLILFVIDARLGLLPLDEHFAKLVRKSGKPTVLIANKCEGRRSNLTATIAEGYQLGFDEPVALSAEHGQGLQYLYEAMASRLPAPSEETEGTTTQPLQLAVIGRPNVGKSTLINQWLQQERVLTSDMPGVTRDAIAIDWNYKDQPIRLIDTAGMRKRPKVQDAVEKLAVSDALRTIDYAQVVILLLDPQDILSKQDATIASTVIDEGRVLIIALNKWDQVQNKSAILDELKYRLEKILPQVKGVPCVAISAQTGQNVTRLLDQSLIAYQTWNRRLTTGRLNQWLQDVTAQHPPPLVGRSRLKFKYITQAKTRPPTFMLFTNKPDDVPDAYTRYLQNNLRADFDLWGVPLRLTYKGGRNPYVKDMPK